In Desulfomonile tiedjei DSM 6799, a genomic segment contains:
- a CDS encoding methylamine methyltransferase corrinoid protein reductive activase, which yields MTRLAIAMDLGTSGFRAHAIDLNSREIISTAITTRHPLPGANVIDHLHFALEMSVEIAGNVMMEAVNKVLGRLRVPLDDVVRLAVCGNPIQLSLFQRIEIRDLAFAGKRKLEALGVVPPKRDATVLTASQIRGLMIPAEAEVLIPPAVRHEIGADALAMMIQTGMLERDETSLTTDYGTNAEMALFHQGQVITGSTAAGPALEGQQITCGMLAMPGAISDLNRVDHLHRLIVLDQDMLSIMGPLINLETGNVREAGEIEPVGITGTGTVAIVSQGLEANLVRLPRINTLDAEFHLSSDINFTEEDLKEAGKAIGSVRAGHVTLCHEAGIDMGDVVTAYMSGASGTYVDALKAQRLGMIPPRVKTIYQVGNTSLAMARDLVLDPKKLDMMSDLAKNLRQTHCMFAASKVFEKIYILELSFWTEGMPFSQYQAFLRRYGFPELLTIEGSPEVIRTVRRDIDDLGRLGLVTVPDVGQIVQVQFEECTACFECVASCPEKAIRHLEGSDPPVLILDQSLCNGVACRRCERACPPKGFSLERFFKE from the coding sequence ATGACTCGGTTGGCGATTGCAATGGATCTCGGAACCAGCGGCTTCAGAGCTCATGCCATCGACCTGAACTCCCGCGAAATCATATCCACCGCTATTACTACTCGGCATCCTCTGCCCGGAGCCAATGTCATAGATCATCTACATTTTGCTCTGGAGATGAGCGTTGAGATTGCCGGCAATGTGATGATGGAAGCGGTCAACAAGGTTCTGGGAAGGCTCAGAGTTCCTCTGGATGACGTGGTGCGTCTCGCTGTCTGCGGAAATCCGATTCAGCTTTCTTTATTTCAGAGGATAGAAATCCGGGATCTGGCGTTTGCCGGCAAAAGAAAGCTGGAGGCGCTCGGAGTCGTCCCGCCCAAGCGTGATGCCACGGTTCTCACAGCTTCTCAGATTCGCGGCCTTATGATTCCTGCCGAGGCAGAAGTGCTTATTCCTCCTGCTGTCCGTCACGAGATTGGCGCGGACGCTCTGGCCATGATGATCCAAACCGGTATGCTGGAGCGGGACGAGACCTCTCTTACGACAGATTACGGGACAAATGCTGAAATGGCACTGTTCCATCAAGGACAGGTAATCACGGGCTCCACTGCCGCAGGACCTGCTCTGGAAGGTCAACAGATTACCTGTGGCATGCTGGCCATGCCTGGAGCCATTTCCGACTTGAACAGAGTCGATCATCTCCACAGGTTGATTGTCCTGGATCAAGACATGTTGTCTATCATGGGACCGCTGATCAATCTGGAGACCGGAAATGTCCGGGAAGCGGGAGAGATCGAGCCTGTCGGGATAACCGGAACAGGAACGGTTGCCATCGTAAGTCAAGGTTTGGAAGCCAATCTCGTTCGTCTGCCCCGTATAAATACTCTCGATGCCGAATTTCATCTTTCATCGGACATCAATTTTACTGAAGAAGATCTCAAAGAAGCAGGGAAAGCCATAGGATCGGTACGAGCCGGGCATGTAACGCTCTGCCATGAGGCAGGCATCGACATGGGAGATGTGGTGACAGCGTATATGTCCGGTGCTTCCGGAACATACGTGGATGCCCTGAAAGCACAGCGGCTCGGCATGATTCCTCCCAGAGTCAAAACCATCTACCAGGTGGGAAACACGTCCCTCGCTATGGCGCGCGACCTTGTACTCGACCCGAAAAAGTTAGACATGATGAGTGACCTCGCGAAGAACCTTCGCCAGACTCACTGCATGTTTGCTGCATCCAAAGTCTTTGAGAAAATATACATTCTGGAACTCTCTTTTTGGACCGAAGGAATGCCTTTCTCCCAATATCAGGCGTTTCTCAGGAGGTACGGCTTCCCTGAGCTGCTCACTATCGAAGGATCTCCGGAAGTAATCCGCACAGTCCGCCGCGATATCGACGATCTCGGTCGTCTCGGATTGGTAACTGTTCCGGACGTGGGACAGATAGTCCAGGTCCAGTTCGAAGAGTGTACCGCGTGTTTCGAATGCGTGGCGTCATGCCCGGAGAAGGCAATTCGGCATCTCGAAGGCTCAGATCCTCCGGTCTTGATACTGGATCAATCGTTATGCAATGGAGTGGCTTGCCGGAGGTGCGAACGCGCTTGTCCCCCCAAAGGATTCTCCCTTGAGCGATTTTTCAAAGAATAA
- a CDS encoding PilZ domain-containing protein yields the protein MTCRKRIRAQDFVREFRAGMTDVQLMKIFGLTSTEQLNSIFRKLLDSGILNEFDLANRTTERIPDVVDRDLRRFRRSKPLGNVPVYDMNDVFSEFIVMDISEDGIKVGRIKSVRGEKRTFLIKALEFDEMQTFSFDAVCRWANRGMAGFAITSISPSAAIQLKRFINRFTFCED from the coding sequence ATGACGTGCCGGAAGAGAATAAGGGCTCAGGATTTCGTGAGAGAATTCCGAGCGGGGATGACCGACGTCCAGCTCATGAAGATTTTCGGTCTCACTTCTACCGAACAACTGAACAGCATTTTTCGGAAACTCCTGGACTCAGGAATTCTGAACGAGTTCGACCTGGCGAACCGAACAACAGAGCGTATTCCCGATGTAGTGGATCGTGATCTAAGAAGGTTCAGGCGGAGCAAACCTCTCGGCAACGTTCCCGTCTATGACATGAATGACGTATTCTCAGAATTTATTGTCATGGACATTTCCGAAGATGGGATCAAGGTGGGACGAATTAAGAGCGTTCGGGGAGAAAAGCGAACCTTCCTGATAAAGGCATTAGAGTTCGACGAAATGCAAACATTTTCATTCGATGCGGTTTGCCGTTGGGCCAACCGAGGAATGGCTGGATTTGCCATAACCAGCATAAGCCCTTCCGCTGCAATCCAGCTCAAGCGGTTCATCAATCGGTTCACCTTTTGTGAAGACTGA
- a CDS encoding cobalamin B12-binding domain-containing protein, which produces MKYLTDYANIFTRYDLNIEVARQSARKVAKDELLQKVADAVVKGDEDQAAVLTKEVLQKKSPMEVINEGLIPGMNEVSRLWDEGVYFLPQVILASDAMNAGIALCEEKMGKSMDKKAKVVTHTAEGDIHDIGQVIVNALLNANGFDVINLGADVPVDKVVEACRTHNPVMVTGTALMTTTMTAFPKIAAQLKRLGLAIPFVCGGGAVSEEYVTSFELGVWGKEANQAPGMAEDALSGDNWQAMRGKWNG; this is translated from the coding sequence ATGAAGTACTTGACGGACTATGCAAACATTTTCACACGGTACGACCTCAACATCGAAGTAGCACGTCAATCGGCACGCAAAGTGGCCAAGGACGAGCTTCTCCAGAAGGTGGCTGATGCCGTTGTGAAAGGGGACGAAGACCAGGCGGCAGTATTGACTAAAGAAGTGCTGCAGAAAAAGTCGCCCATGGAAGTCATCAACGAAGGACTCATCCCTGGTATGAATGAAGTGAGCCGACTGTGGGACGAAGGGGTTTACTTCCTGCCCCAGGTCATATTGGCTTCAGATGCCATGAACGCAGGCATTGCTCTTTGTGAAGAGAAAATGGGTAAATCCATGGATAAGAAAGCCAAGGTTGTGACCCATACCGCAGAAGGAGATATTCACGATATCGGACAGGTCATTGTGAATGCGCTCCTGAATGCGAATGGTTTTGATGTTATCAATCTTGGTGCGGATGTCCCGGTGGACAAGGTAGTTGAAGCCTGCAGAACGCACAATCCGGTCATGGTCACCGGCACTGCACTCATGACTACCACCATGACTGCGTTTCCGAAGATTGCTGCTCAGTTGAAAAGACTGGGACTGGCTATTCCTTTCGTGTGCGGCGGAGGGGCAGTCAGCGAGGAATACGTCACGAGCTTCGAGCTGGGTGTCTGGGGCAAGGAGGCCAATCAGGCTCCCGGAATGGCCGAAGATGCTCTCTCCGGCGACAACTGGCAAGCGATGAGAGGTAAGTGGAACGGCTAA
- a CDS encoding (Fe-S)-binding protein: MIEQEFADIYPLTTESLLEYLPDVDCTECGYSSCRAFAEALIKGNPASWRCPELNDETASVLRNLMNFVPPAIPFNVMMESLSPGLISVRLPVASSPVLVTCNFRETVHLLENVLDSCGMSVFILVSDTKGYSVDNAVEEKRFTPFEILKVITETAVGSMANHRSLVIPGLARHLAGQIKQVTGWQVMVGPVSGLELPLFLLKEGLIGQ; the protein is encoded by the coding sequence GTGATCGAACAAGAATTTGCCGATATTTATCCGCTGACAACGGAGAGTCTGCTCGAGTATCTGCCGGATGTGGATTGTACCGAGTGCGGATACTCATCCTGCCGGGCATTTGCGGAAGCCCTGATAAAAGGCAATCCGGCGAGTTGGCGATGTCCGGAGCTGAATGACGAGACCGCATCGGTCTTGAGAAATCTCATGAACTTCGTTCCTCCGGCCATACCTTTCAATGTGATGATGGAGAGCTTATCTCCGGGCCTCATCAGCGTCCGTTTGCCCGTCGCGTCTTCTCCCGTACTCGTAACGTGCAATTTCCGTGAGACGGTGCACCTCCTGGAGAATGTCCTGGATAGTTGCGGAATGAGCGTGTTCATCCTCGTGAGCGACACCAAAGGATATAGCGTGGACAATGCAGTGGAAGAAAAGAGATTCACCCCCTTTGAGATCCTCAAGGTGATAACGGAGACGGCGGTAGGCTCAATGGCGAACCATAGAAGCCTCGTGATACCCGGTCTGGCAAGGCATCTCGCAGGTCAAATCAAGCAGGTGACCGGCTGGCAAGTTATGGTTGGCCCGGTCAGTGGCCTGGAGTTGCCTCTGTTTTTGCTCAAGGAGGGATTGATAGGTCAATAA
- a CDS encoding MtaA/CmuA family methyltransferase, which produces MTGKERVMKVFNHEKPDRMPCFCVNGTPTYEQMDKVGAYWPEGHERAEDMAKLAIAAYTVLGFDAVRAPFCQTFEAEALGCKVKLGGRENIPGIDHPTLYKVDDAPFLPDDFLQRGRIPQLIEAIRIMKREVGDKAAIIGGIIGPFTIAGAMLDAVPILKASFKTPDKLHPFLDVAEKAGTLLGKALIEAGADLIAVEDMQASPDLIAPHTYRDLELEYQKKQVDALSVPVILHICGNVDKIIPFMHDTGCAAISLEPKSDTQLARKVVGPSGILIGGVDAATTLFMKSPDVVKDASREQVDMGLDVLAPGCAIAPGTPTANLLAMVQVAEEYTYA; this is translated from the coding sequence ATGACAGGTAAAGAACGAGTGATGAAGGTATTCAATCACGAGAAACCCGACCGAATGCCCTGTTTTTGTGTCAACGGCACTCCGACGTATGAACAGATGGATAAGGTCGGCGCTTACTGGCCCGAGGGTCACGAACGGGCCGAGGACATGGCGAAACTGGCGATTGCTGCATACACGGTGCTTGGGTTCGATGCAGTAAGAGCTCCGTTTTGTCAGACTTTCGAGGCAGAAGCTCTCGGATGCAAAGTCAAACTTGGTGGCAGAGAAAACATTCCCGGAATAGATCATCCTACGCTGTACAAAGTCGATGACGCGCCTTTTCTGCCTGATGATTTCTTGCAACGAGGCAGGATTCCTCAGCTCATCGAAGCGATACGGATAATGAAACGGGAGGTTGGCGACAAGGCGGCAATCATCGGAGGGATAATAGGACCTTTTACCATCGCTGGGGCCATGCTTGACGCGGTACCGATACTGAAGGCGAGTTTCAAGACTCCGGACAAACTACACCCATTTCTGGACGTGGCAGAGAAAGCCGGGACTCTACTGGGCAAGGCGCTTATTGAGGCAGGTGCGGATCTTATTGCAGTAGAAGACATGCAGGCTTCTCCGGACCTTATCGCTCCGCATACGTATCGAGACCTTGAGTTGGAATACCAGAAAAAGCAAGTTGATGCCCTGAGCGTGCCGGTCATCCTGCACATTTGCGGGAATGTAGACAAGATCATTCCTTTTATGCACGACACCGGGTGCGCTGCGATCAGTCTGGAGCCGAAGAGCGACACGCAACTGGCTCGCAAAGTCGTAGGTCCTTCAGGAATTCTCATTGGCGGAGTAGATGCGGCAACTACTTTGTTCATGAAGAGTCCTGATGTCGTCAAAGATGCTTCGCGGGAACAAGTTGATATGGGGTTGGATGTTCTCGCTCCCGGATGCGCTATCGCTCCAGGCACGCCGACCGCTAATCTCTTGGCTATGGTTCAAGTAGCTGAGGAGTACACGTACGCTTGA
- a CDS encoding rubrerythrin family protein: MSKTEENLKEAFAGESQASMRYQAFAEKADSEGFPGAARLFRAASRAEQVHAFNHLRAMQGIRETEENLQTAVHGEAFEFKEMYPAMVKDSVADNEIEARHSFEYAMSIEMVHHKLFQKALESESENASANFYVCPTCGHTVRGKAPKKCPYCGVDGTKFMEIT; this comes from the coding sequence ATGAGCAAAACAGAAGAGAACCTTAAAGAGGCATTTGCTGGCGAGAGTCAGGCCAGCATGCGGTACCAGGCATTCGCCGAGAAGGCAGATTCAGAGGGTTTTCCAGGGGCGGCCCGATTGTTCAGGGCAGCATCCAGAGCGGAACAGGTTCACGCGTTCAATCACTTGCGTGCCATGCAAGGGATAAGGGAGACTGAAGAGAATCTCCAAACCGCTGTGCATGGGGAAGCCTTTGAGTTCAAAGAAATGTACCCTGCCATGGTCAAAGATTCAGTTGCGGATAATGAAATTGAAGCCAGGCATAGTTTCGAATATGCCATGTCCATTGAAATGGTGCATCACAAGCTCTTTCAGAAAGCGTTGGAGAGTGAGTCCGAAAATGCTTCGGCAAACTTCTACGTTTGTCCGACGTGCGGCCACACTGTCCGGGGCAAGGCGCCGAAAAAGTGCCCGTACTGTGGAGTCGACGGGACCAAGTTTATGGAAATCACTTGA
- a CDS encoding AmiS/UreI family transporter, giving the protein MAMPVLIAIGAMWLAVAIFFLGKGEPKGTGAITGFVGSVTILGAIIQATVFKDPFVAGLLFAHGIFYCSVAYALLTGLDDLRSVGNVSLYTALVSVIYMILFFTGGPVLEDGKLLIVKSNYLAFACAGYAALTFMVWLNAYGKFPTPVLAWSLIVWVVFGLWVPAFYMMTAGAFPF; this is encoded by the coding sequence ATGGCAATGCCAGTGCTCATAGCCATTGGTGCAATGTGGTTGGCGGTGGCGATATTTTTCCTTGGAAAAGGAGAGCCCAAAGGTACTGGAGCGATCACCGGCTTTGTAGGGTCTGTTACAATTCTGGGGGCAATAATTCAAGCCACCGTGTTCAAAGACCCTTTTGTGGCAGGACTCCTCTTCGCACACGGGATCTTCTATTGCTCCGTAGCATACGCCTTGCTCACCGGCCTGGACGATCTGAGATCCGTCGGTAACGTGAGTCTTTACACTGCTCTTGTGTCCGTCATTTACATGATCCTCTTCTTCACCGGGGGACCGGTTCTGGAAGACGGCAAGCTGTTGATAGTGAAGAGCAACTATCTGGCGTTCGCGTGTGCGGGTTACGCTGCCTTGACGTTCATGGTTTGGCTTAACGCTTACGGGAAATTCCCTACTCCTGTCCTTGCCTGGTCATTGATCGTGTGGGTAGTGTTTGGCCTCTGGGTACCAGCCTTCTACATGATGACCGCAGGAGCGTTTCCGTTCTAA
- a CDS encoding spermidine synthase yields the protein MASVLPGGNLNITLYMLCLIFFLSGAAALIFETLWFRLAGLTFGNSVWAGAVVLSSFMAGIALGNGLAAVRGRNFRNPIGTYAFAEVAVAVSGLALVLALPFLTGWFVPLFRPFVDNPLVINPLRLFLAFILMLIPATAMGVTLPLMVKALHTEGPHFGRVLGLLYGLNTLGAVAGAVAAEMYFIGMFGIRGTGIVACVTDLFCAASALMLSRNLGKSKSVQHTVEASPPYSKGVRFLMAGFLSGALFLALEIIWFRFLVLFINAHSLAFAIMLALVLSGIGLGGLIASLLFRFQWDFSALLPAVSLLTGAVCVLTYGSFGFLAQPGSEYFSELSNTIYYSFPLVFPVSLLSGILFTMAADAAHRKILGSIETTGRFTLANTLGATLGSLLGGFVLLPLLGMEKSFFIIALGYGILTLLVLPERFPPGKNVFSLIASTALFLVCILLFPFGSMQKHLHAVGERLCGDESGWRMAAVREGLTETSQYWQKGLSGSLVNTRLFTNNHAMSSTELLGKRYMNFFVYFPVALHADPKDALLICFGVGSTAKALSDTKSLQSITVVDISKDILEGSRVIFRDDISNPLNDPRVRVHVEDGRFFLQTTTQRFDVITGEPPPPWLAGVVNLYSQEYFQLIHDSLKEGGIATYWLPVAQLGVAGSKSVLKAFCNVFENCTLWTGIGFEWIMVGTRGNGAKVSEKHFAKQWEDPLVGPSIRYCGFEVPEQLGTAFLMDASHIKEWTKDRNPVVDNFPKRIFGRRSAEDPADSLESAMEVSKTTERFQTSKAIGSIWPDALVSKSLDLFEVQQFLNELFLKPVPETAIFNIETMHRILKDTSLRFPILWAVGGSECAEIDTTEIRNAPSREKDSELVLRLAAHALANRNFTEAERYFAELERLLLGTHATYYRIYALCLAGKPQEAMKIVEDNAGLFKSPVGAHFLRWLKDTFYP from the coding sequence GTGGCGTCTGTTCTTCCGGGAGGCAATCTGAACATCACCTTGTACATGTTGTGCCTGATCTTTTTTCTTTCGGGTGCTGCTGCGTTAATTTTTGAAACACTCTGGTTTCGGCTGGCGGGTCTTACTTTCGGAAACAGTGTTTGGGCCGGAGCAGTGGTTCTGTCGAGCTTTATGGCAGGCATCGCGCTCGGAAACGGACTTGCGGCAGTTCGCGGCAGAAACTTTCGGAATCCCATCGGAACGTACGCTTTCGCCGAAGTCGCCGTAGCGGTCAGCGGATTGGCTCTGGTTCTTGCGTTGCCTTTTCTCACCGGATGGTTTGTTCCGCTCTTCAGGCCTTTTGTGGACAATCCCCTGGTAATTAATCCCTTGAGATTGTTCCTTGCGTTCATACTGATGCTGATTCCCGCAACGGCGATGGGAGTAACTTTGCCGTTGATGGTGAAAGCTCTTCATACGGAAGGTCCGCATTTCGGAAGAGTGCTCGGACTGTTGTACGGTCTCAATACATTGGGCGCTGTAGCTGGAGCCGTTGCAGCGGAAATGTACTTTATCGGAATGTTCGGCATAAGAGGAACAGGCATTGTGGCATGCGTTACGGATCTATTCTGTGCGGCAAGCGCCTTGATGCTGTCCAGAAATCTGGGAAAATCGAAATCTGTCCAACACACTGTTGAAGCTTCGCCACCCTATTCGAAGGGCGTCCGTTTTCTCATGGCCGGTTTTCTCTCAGGAGCCCTTTTCCTCGCTCTCGAGATCATATGGTTCCGCTTTCTCGTTCTTTTCATCAATGCCCACAGCCTGGCATTTGCTATTATGCTGGCTCTCGTTCTCAGTGGGATCGGACTGGGAGGGCTCATTGCATCTCTGCTGTTCCGTTTTCAGTGGGATTTCTCAGCTCTCCTCCCGGCGGTTTCTCTTCTGACAGGAGCTGTATGCGTGCTGACGTACGGTTCTTTCGGATTTCTGGCTCAACCGGGGTCAGAGTATTTCTCGGAGCTGTCCAACACAATCTATTACTCCTTTCCTCTGGTCTTTCCTGTTTCGCTGCTTTCCGGAATCCTGTTTACCATGGCTGCAGATGCGGCGCATCGCAAAATCCTGGGGAGTATCGAAACCACCGGTCGCTTCACGCTTGCAAATACCCTTGGAGCAACCCTGGGGTCTCTCCTGGGTGGGTTTGTACTGCTTCCGTTGCTTGGAATGGAAAAATCTTTCTTCATCATTGCTCTTGGCTATGGAATCCTCACTCTTCTGGTTTTGCCGGAGCGATTCCCTCCTGGGAAGAATGTATTCTCGCTCATAGCATCGACAGCACTGTTTCTCGTTTGCATCCTGCTCTTTCCGTTCGGTTCGATGCAGAAACACCTGCATGCAGTGGGAGAGAGACTATGCGGAGATGAATCCGGATGGCGCATGGCTGCTGTTCGGGAAGGCCTCACGGAAACCAGCCAATACTGGCAGAAGGGATTGTCGGGAAGTCTCGTCAACACCAGACTCTTTACGAATAATCACGCAATGTCGTCCACTGAGCTTCTTGGAAAGCGGTACATGAACTTTTTCGTGTATTTTCCGGTCGCTCTTCATGCAGACCCAAAGGACGCTTTGCTCATATGCTTCGGCGTGGGCAGCACCGCAAAAGCATTATCCGATACAAAATCGCTCCAGTCCATTACCGTTGTGGACATCTCGAAAGATATTCTCGAAGGCTCTCGGGTGATTTTCCGTGATGACATCTCGAATCCGCTGAACGATCCCAGAGTCAGGGTTCACGTAGAGGATGGGAGATTCTTCCTGCAAACGACTACACAGCGTTTCGACGTCATTACCGGAGAGCCGCCTCCCCCATGGTTGGCAGGAGTGGTGAACCTGTATTCGCAGGAATACTTTCAGCTTATTCATGATAGCTTGAAAGAAGGCGGAATAGCTACGTACTGGCTACCGGTTGCGCAACTGGGCGTGGCAGGGTCAAAGTCTGTCTTGAAAGCTTTCTGCAACGTTTTTGAAAATTGCACTCTTTGGACAGGAATAGGGTTCGAGTGGATTATGGTAGGAACTCGCGGAAACGGCGCAAAAGTGTCCGAAAAGCATTTCGCCAAACAGTGGGAAGACCCTCTTGTCGGTCCGAGCATACGTTACTGCGGGTTTGAGGTTCCCGAGCAACTCGGGACTGCATTCCTTATGGACGCCTCCCACATCAAGGAATGGACTAAAGACAGGAATCCGGTAGTAGACAATTTTCCGAAAAGAATCTTCGGGAGACGTTCCGCTGAAGATCCTGCAGACAGTCTGGAATCAGCAATGGAAGTGAGCAAAACCACCGAAAGATTTCAGACGTCAAAAGCGATTGGTTCAATATGGCCTGATGCGCTGGTCTCCAAGTCTTTAGATTTATTTGAAGTTCAACAATTCCTCAATGAATTGTTCCTGAAACCCGTACCGGAGACGGCTATCTTCAACATAGAGACAATGCATCGCATCTTGAAGGATACATCCTTGAGATTTCCCATACTCTGGGCCGTAGGAGGATCGGAGTGTGCTGAAATCGATACGACAGAAATCCGCAATGCTCCTTCAAGAGAAAAGGATAGCGAACTGGTGCTGCGCCTTGCCGCCCACGCTCTTGCGAACCGCAACTTCACTGAAGCAGAGAGATATTTTGCAGAACTCGAGCGACTCTTGCTCGGGACGCATGCAACTTATTACAGGATCTATGCGTTGTGTTTAGCGGGAAAGCCTCAAGAAGCCATGAAGATCGTGGAAGATAATGCCGGACTGTTCAAGTCGCCAGTAGGTGCACATTTTCTGCGATGGCTTAAGGATACATTTTATCCATGA
- a CDS encoding CobW family GTP-binding protein: MIVNVVYGFLGAGKTTFIRYMMENPPQSEKVVIIVNEFGEVGIDGLVLSGHGAQVAEVIELPSGCICCTIASDFRRQLLDLCHRFAPDRIIVEPTGVATISQIMQILESEDMRPLYSDLNLIHLLDASEFLSFIKSHRHFMENQIRRSRAVLLNKMDRVKPAMLDLLVSSIKEINPNAIVYPTRFARLQDSVLKKLLGSAGDRDEVTEFLQEFEGTFVSEGAHGHDHGLADQFESFGRKYSDSFSRPCLVSFFEALRSGGYGKVVRAKGIFQTPEDWIKVELASGEVHVEAAPIAEYSALSIIGQEMKPQAMDAALDECREE, translated from the coding sequence ATGATCGTGAACGTTGTGTACGGTTTTCTGGGAGCCGGGAAAACTACCTTCATACGATATATGATGGAGAATCCGCCCCAGAGCGAAAAAGTGGTCATTATCGTCAATGAATTCGGAGAAGTCGGAATTGACGGTCTTGTGTTGTCCGGTCATGGTGCTCAGGTGGCCGAAGTCATAGAATTGCCTTCCGGGTGCATCTGCTGCACTATAGCCAGCGATTTTCGACGTCAACTCCTGGATTTGTGCCACCGTTTCGCTCCGGACAGGATTATTGTCGAACCCACCGGCGTAGCCACCATATCCCAGATCATGCAGATACTCGAATCTGAAGACATGCGGCCTTTGTATTCAGATCTTAATCTTATTCACCTGTTGGACGCGTCGGAGTTCTTGTCTTTCATCAAGTCTCATCGGCATTTCATGGAAAACCAGATCCGACGCAGTAGAGCAGTGCTTCTCAACAAGATGGATCGAGTAAAGCCGGCGATGCTTGACCTTCTGGTAAGTTCTATAAAAGAGATCAATCCTAATGCGATTGTGTACCCCACTCGCTTCGCTCGGCTTCAGGATTCTGTCTTGAAAAAACTTCTGGGAAGTGCCGGCGACAGGGATGAGGTAACAGAGTTTCTGCAAGAATTTGAGGGAACGTTTGTCTCGGAAGGTGCTCACGGTCACGATCACGGGCTGGCAGATCAATTTGAATCCTTTGGACGAAAATACTCCGACTCATTTTCTCGACCTTGTCTGGTATCTTTCTTTGAGGCTTTGAGATCGGGCGGCTATGGAAAAGTGGTTCGTGCCAAAGGAATTTTCCAAACTCCTGAGGACTGGATAAAAGTAGAGCTTGCTTCCGGCGAGGTGCACGTTGAAGCCGCACCTATAGCGGAATACAGTGCGCTGTCCATAATCGGCCAGGAAATGAAGCCCCAGGCAATGGACGCTGCACTGGACGAGTGTCGGGAAGAATGA
- a CDS encoding methyltransferase MtaB domain-containing protein — protein MNLSSEMAYKSADEMIFGTAKKPVTTKRGIVLGGGHVVPEVVPHPRPGSEKTMKTLLREYERANGDALERCVIVGHPQLQIENEHIFQMTHNPKWGGEIAAQTARQMDEYLQKYGLKAAYRATPADLRKPDMVNMRDSDYTREVLETFEECAKYADIVSIESMGGKEVFDHAIIRNDIAGLLFGQAVLGGRDMEWMWTQIVAIAKKHNCIPGGDTNCSEANTAMFMAGGYLSKDVPHTLAALSRAICASRTLVAYECGATGPTKDCAYEDPIIKSVTGVPISCEGKTSACAHADLCGNVIAAVTDVWSNEAVEYHDMFGGTTTAVFAEILGYDVAAMNAAIDLGYQKEFQACLVNSDKYRGPHAFMLSPDNAWQIGKALVDNNASLYSRAKAAAMKCGELMLGDPMLKLTAYEKEMLQGYMKDMQALPDKEGDFIDMCLKKYSKVKGFVPAAYGL, from the coding sequence ATGAATTTGAGCAGTGAAATGGCCTATAAGAGCGCAGACGAAATGATATTCGGGACAGCGAAAAAGCCGGTCACGACCAAACGAGGCATCGTATTGGGCGGCGGTCATGTTGTTCCTGAGGTCGTTCCTCATCCACGGCCCGGCAGCGAAAAGACAATGAAGACATTGCTGCGCGAGTACGAAAGAGCCAATGGCGACGCACTGGAGCGCTGTGTTATCGTGGGACATCCACAACTCCAGATAGAAAACGAGCATATTTTCCAGATGACTCACAACCCCAAGTGGGGAGGTGAAATCGCTGCCCAAACCGCAAGGCAGATGGATGAATACCTGCAGAAGTACGGGCTGAAAGCTGCATATAGGGCCACTCCTGCAGACTTACGCAAGCCTGACATGGTGAACATGCGAGATTCCGATTATACGAGAGAGGTTCTCGAGACCTTCGAGGAATGCGCCAAGTACGCTGACATCGTATCCATTGAATCCATGGGCGGCAAAGAAGTCTTCGACCATGCCATCATCCGAAACGATATTGCAGGCCTCCTGTTCGGCCAGGCGGTGTTGGGCGGAAGAGACATGGAATGGATGTGGACACAGATCGTAGCCATCGCCAAGAAGCACAACTGCATTCCCGGTGGTGACACGAACTGCTCCGAGGCAAACACAGCCATGTTTATGGCAGGTGGTTATCTGTCCAAAGATGTGCCGCACACTCTGGCTGCTCTGTCACGGGCAATTTGCGCCAGCCGGACCCTCGTGGCGTATGAATGCGGAGCGACGGGGCCGACCAAGGACTGTGCGTACGAAGATCCCATCATCAAGTCCGTAACAGGAGTGCCCATCTCTTGCGAAGGAAAGACCAGTGCCTGTGCGCATGCAGACCTCTGTGGCAATGTCATTGCGGCGGTAACCGACGTATGGTCCAATGAAGCCGTGGAATACCACGACATGTTCGGCGGCACTACCACCGCAGTTTTCGCGGAGATACTCGGTTATGACGTTGCGGCAATGAACGCGGCCATCGATCTGGGATACCAGAAAGAGTTCCAGGCGTGCCTCGTGAACTCTGACAAGTATCGCGGCCCTCACGCCTTTATGCTGAGCCCTGACAATGCATGGCAAATAGGTAAAGCGCTGGTGGACAACAATGCCAGCCTGTATAGCCGAGCCAAAGCAGCAGCAATGAAATGCGGGGAACTCATGTTGGGCGATCCGATGCTCAAGCTGACTGCGTATGAAAAAGAGATGCTCCAGGGGTACATGAAGGACATGCAAGCTCTTCCCGATAAGGAAGGAGACTTCATTGACATGTGCCTCAAGAAGTATTCAAAAGTTAAGGGATTTGTCCCTGCAGCGTACGGTCTGTAA